A stretch of the Cumulibacter soli genome encodes the following:
- a CDS encoding cation diffusion facilitator family transporter, whose amino-acid sequence MGAGHDHAAHAGARHRGKLAVAFAMVAVFFVVELVAGIASGSLALISDAGHMAADVIALGAALVATRIATRPDRTGRRSFGSYRVEVFAAGLTVLIMLGVAAYVVVEAIGRVGAPTELATGTMLIVGALGLAINLISMVLLRAGSRESINVKGAYYEVVADAAGSVGVIAAGMLVMITGAGIWDTIVALAIGAFVAVRAVILGRQVLHVLGQHAPKDLDLAVIERELRELDGVLDIHDLHVWTLTSGMNVATAHLRVNAEGQRQAVLVAAQTALQRDHGIEHATLQIETAPTKQCHEVAW is encoded by the coding sequence ATGGGTGCTGGACACGATCATGCGGCGCATGCCGGCGCGCGACACCGGGGCAAGCTAGCCGTCGCGTTCGCGATGGTCGCGGTGTTCTTCGTCGTCGAGCTCGTTGCGGGTATCGCGTCCGGATCGCTGGCGCTGATTTCCGACGCCGGCCATATGGCCGCCGATGTCATCGCGCTCGGCGCAGCACTGGTGGCCACTCGGATCGCGACTCGGCCGGATCGCACCGGACGGCGCTCGTTCGGCTCGTACCGGGTCGAGGTATTTGCCGCCGGGCTGACCGTGCTCATCATGTTGGGCGTGGCGGCGTACGTCGTCGTCGAGGCGATCGGCCGAGTTGGTGCGCCCACGGAACTGGCCACCGGCACGATGCTCATCGTCGGAGCGCTGGGCCTGGCGATCAATCTCATCTCGATGGTGCTGTTACGCGCCGGATCACGGGAGTCGATCAACGTCAAAGGGGCGTACTACGAAGTTGTCGCCGATGCGGCCGGCAGCGTCGGAGTCATCGCCGCGGGCATGCTGGTGATGATTACCGGGGCGGGTATCTGGGACACCATCGTCGCCCTCGCTATCGGGGCTTTCGTTGCGGTTCGCGCGGTGATCCTGGGTAGGCAGGTGCTGCACGTACTCGGTCAACACGCGCCCAAGGATCTGGACCTCGCCGTGATCGAACGCGAGTTGCGCGAACTGGATGGCGTCCTGGACATCCACGACCTGCACGTGTGGACCCTCACCTCCGGAATGAACGTGGCAACTGCGCACCTGCGGGTTAATGCGGAGGGCCAGCGACAAGCGGTACTCGTCGCGGCGCAGACAGCGCTACAACGTGATCACGGGATCGAGCACGCGACGCTGCAGATCGAGACCGCGCCGACGAAGCAATGCCATGAGGTCGCGTGGTGA